One stretch of Brettanomyces nanus chromosome 4, complete sequence DNA includes these proteins:
- a CDS encoding uncharacterized protein (BUSCO:EOG093449HR), with the protein MDFTSIVVPGQPIVPILSKKKQAKYLAGRNCRIETITYNGTEMPSIVSSVVGKVKVISKDEDKSLQNFTVNVVSKHDPEYVHDDDDIGVKYASNTPMLDDIVLAKVTKITNSRVHVEILSIDTQTGNEEELMMSSLITNENGENFRGIIRSLDIRSTERDKVKTWECFQPGDIVRAEVISLGDGINYYLSTSKNNLGVVLARSATGGELMYALDWETMVVPNTGELEKRKCAKPF; encoded by the coding sequence ATGGATTTTACTTCTATAGTTGTTCCGGGGCAGCCGATAgttccaattctttcaaagaaaaagcaggCAAAGTATCTCGCCGGTCGTAATTGCCGTATAGAGACCATCACGTATAATGGTACAGAGATGCCTTCGATAGTGTCGTCAGTTGTTGGTAAAGTCAAAGTCATCAGCAAGGACGAGGACAAGAGTCTGCAGAATTTTACAGTAAATGTGGTTTCCAAGCACGATCCAGAGTATGTGcacgatgacgatgacatTGGAGTGAAATATGCGTCAAACACTCCAATGTTGGACGATATCGTTCTAGCAAAAGTCACCAAGATCACCAATAGCAGAGTGCATGTTGAAATTCTCAGCATAGATACTCAAACaggaaatgaagaggagttGATGATGTCTAGTTTGATTACCAATGAAAACGGAGAGAACTTCAGAGGTATTATCAGATCCTTAGATATAAGAtcaacagaaagagacaaaGTGAAGACATGGGAATGCTTTCAGCCGGGTGATATTGTACGTGCAGAGGTGATCTCCCTTGGAGATGGGATTAACTACTATTTGAGTACATCCAAGAACAACTTAGGTGTTGTTCTTGCCAGATCGGCAACTGGTGGCGAACTGATGTATGCATTGGATTGGGAGACGATGGTGGTGCCGAATACGGGTGAattagagaagagaaagtgTGCCAAGCCGTTCTGA
- a CDS encoding uncharacterized protein (EggNog:ENOG41): MSTQSIIDHLNHGHQHNLEDLLVVYGKLSKSELGSPKVAKIDLKSLTISYGSEPNRKSKKIEFLQSVKSYDDFEDVVLSMFEQAADKRGFSAYKITTIPLASKPLELAYWVAFMLLVFLAFAPGTTVDLLVNQFGLSLNRAVTFNQVARWIINTLCVTHSTETAMTLNPQLAAHRVPVPKRMVACFLCMIEGVFFIRRFEREVKKAEGTKMKVN, translated from the coding sequence ATGTCTACTCAAAGTATCATCGATCATTTGAATCATGGCCATCAACATaatcttgaagatttgtTAGTCGTGTACGGAAAACTTTCCAAATCAGAACTCGGTTCTCCGAAGGTGGCAAAAATCGacttgaaaagtttgacGATCAGTTACGGTTCAGAACCTAACAGaaagtcaaagaagattgaaTTTCTACAGTCGGTGAAATCctatgatgattttgagGATGTTGTGCTCAGTATGTTCGAACAGGCTGCTGATAAAAGGGGATTCTCCGCCTATAAGATCACCACCATTCCTCTTGCCAGTAAACCTCTTGAACTTGCCTATTGGGTTGCCTTTATGTTGCTTGTCTTTTTGGCCTTTGCTCCAGGAACAACCGTTGACTTACTTGTAAATCAATTTGGTCTTTCTCTCAACAGAGCTGTGACCTTCAATCAGGTGGCTCGTTGGATTATCAATACCCTTTGTGTCACCCACAGTACGGAGACTGCAATGACTCTCAATCCTCAGTTGGCTGCTCACAGAGTTCCAGTTCCGAAAAGAATGGTTGCCTGCTTCCTATGTATGATCGAGGGTGTCTTTTTCATCAGGCGTTTTGAGAGAGAGGTCAAGAAAGCAGAGGGAACTAAGATGAAAGTCAATTGA
- a CDS encoding uncharacterized protein (BUSCO:EOG093401YB), producing MGFGFGSNFGSTSSFGDVEGGLGTNGFEVSLNYITGVPDANILPSNDLQLCFKGFQKRDNTTREKSIANLLKLIELDPKQIDKDLVIISWCQVYAKLSIDESKRVRAVTHEIQSKFVSTLGKKYAKYLKDTIGIWVAGLFDSDRSVCRACKTSILRAFGNDTTKTSNLWKIYFHQIVNYCYQVFAIETMNTLSDERFADKDEIKTKYQRVTLGAVLLFVQALNKLKEDDIGLKEKTKDLMSKILENKRFQDLFSNKDTHIKKAMYQLTRVLLTNEQVICLLDDQFFSKFASAALFGLKINKHINPIVYSGAVISMLDALVVLTRHDSSFWTTTKNADAYLLGILRLGSLNSDPVYYEVLSILLDILPQSYLDSFEKLNIYLTVLENDLDREKISAFQERAWKCYLKLVRSFLSRLEEDNSDTVITSVTSHVIQYLDTPRSLSKSFVIEFSTLKEFSSGSIDVLSDINSGIMNSLPCRRIEFQDFKVPSIVHETQFLDNFVTVLAANKSDLLEVLLANSIDALKDETEEHPTLSLSIIDIYIKKNFTSYRSAVDELIPSLDKYLSLDYIDQPLRVLVDYSNSKFCNTSILASLVNSIFIKLHKLNQESSLLKDISHIKGFEVKQAPDIRKYLLERSQNEAVNTHASEDSTLFKFLTPKILINMFNNADTSEKFHLFVSGCLLHYQEDPLIEFASETPKFIESLYQYLDDEDASELLSKLETRLTDKTFKSACFKALLSTIESRTITPELLIHVKDFDMKTWVDFLPGEILSEIEAVLPSQPDNRLVISNPFGTGIYWFTDGKGERLDNESIPQLIRKALFYTTVLKDYPKLVDDKPTLVVELAVLGQIALDYILLKDSPSEAIQTASSSLENDSLDMLKSLFKECTLKDVLTTKELPFKAAKYLFQMLNNENQCCKYYFYRVYQRIVQSFNESTDYIPELAGSPVKISILLNYDKKLLVSKDLFRLRNGTAASLVGLRSSEDIIRKGLPSIVLLNKLIDLDVDYEIPEDLELFPPQRFMMVLSSINNWPDCETAYDPEFISVRVALMEFVQNYVNGIYHICDTDYPSSIIDKVFDLGLRLLTESISVINSGNGTMELTYCTLKTYLLLNNYSDQIEEWEDNVEDIEKELVDLLFKRLQMPGSSRADHLVNGLLPNIFFKLIPAKMIVSQYDKFYGVLMDTPSIDTERIIVSLLAQLIPIVQDGLVVESTLDKAKLESAKIPEQLLQIVRNEHECSEQKYLWSWLLILCHFNKITHQLRESYISQLGEELISEFLTYLVTGIDVIRFKVPVDMDTTYSYNYSVIDAGSVEVEDEMKKLLVNLLFMTMKYIGGSTIQKWYNSIRDKQLKTSTDGFITKYISGTLIDDILETLSSKEKIEDETFKIKVNRATNEIKCACDIDDQTMEISIILPADYPLSQIAVKGISRVGVDEKKWKSWLLSCRYVINFQNVSILDAVKHFRENVQANFENYDDCAICYSIINIIDHSTPNKMVQELRCIYMSSLQK from the exons GTGGTGTCAGGTGTATGCCAAATTGAGTATCGATGAGTCTAAGAGGGTCAGAGCTGTAACACATGAGATTCAATCGAAGTTTGTGTCCACTTTAGGTAAGAAATATGCCAAATACTTGAAGGATACCATAGGAATCTGGGTTGCCGGATTGTTTGATTCTGATAGATCTGTCTGTCGTGCCTGCAAGACCTCCATTCTCAGAGCATTCGGAAACGATACGACTAAAACGTCTAACTTATGGAAAATATATTTTCACCAGATAGTGAATTATTGCTACCAGGTGTTTGCCATAGAGACCATGAATACCCTTTCGGATGAGAGATTTGCCGATAAGGACGAAATCAAAACCAAATACCAGAGAGTGACACTTGGCGCAGTTCTTCTATTTGTCCAAGCACTAAAtaagttgaaagaagacgatATCGGCCTCAAGGAAAAGACCAAAGACTTGATGTCGAAAATTTTGGAAAATAAACGATTCCAAGATTTATTTTCCAATAAAGACACCCATATCAAGAAGGCCATGTATCAGCTAACAAGGGTACTTCTGACTAATGAGCAGGTTATATGTCTTCTCGATGATCAGTTTTTCTCTAAGTTTGCATCTGCAGCGCTCTTTGGACTAAAAATTAATAAGCACATCAATCCTATTGTGTATTCAGGAGCCGTGATATCTATGCTCGACGCACTGGTGGTATTGACAAGACACGACAGTTCATTCTGGACCACCACGAAGAATGCAGATGCGTATTTATTAGGCATTTTGAGATTGGGCTCCCTGAATTCCGATCCAGTATATTACGAGGTTCTCTCTATTCTTCTCGATATTTTACCTCAGAGCTATCTGGACAGCTTCGAGAAGCTGAATATCTATTTAACGGTTTTAGAGAATGATTTGGATCGTGAAAAGATTTCTGCTTTTCAAGAAAGAGCCTGGAAGTGCTATTTGAAACTTGTGAGATCGTTTCTATCCCGgctggaagaagataattCTGATACTGTTATCACATCTGTGACTTCTCATGTTATCCAATATTTGGATACTCCGAGATCATTATCAAAGTCTTTTGTCATTGAATTTTCAACTCTCAAGGAGTTCAGTAGTGGTAGTATCGACGTCTTGTCAGACATTAATTCCGGGATCATGAATTCATTACCTTGTCGTCGAATCGAATTCCAGGACTTCAAGGTGCCATCGATAGTTCACGAAACTCAATTCCTTGATAACTTTGTTACTGTTCTTGCCGCTAATAAGTCTGATCTTCTCGAAGTACTTCTCGCCAATTCCATAGATGCTCTAAAGGACGAAACCGAAGAGCATCCAACGTTGTCATTGTCAATCATCGACATCTATATTAAGAAGAACTTCACTAGCTATAGGTCTGCCGTTGATGAGTTGATTCCTAGTTTGGACAAATATTTGTCCCTTGATTACATCGATCAACCTCTTAGAGTGCTTGTGGATTACAGTAACTCCAAATTTTGCAACACGAGTATTCTCGCATCTCTCGTTAATTCAATCTTTATAAAGCTCCACAAGCTAAACCAGGAGTCATCACTTCTCAAAGATATATCTCATATCAAGGGATTTGAAGTCAAACAAGCTCCGGATATTAGAAAGTATTTATTAGAGAGATCTCAGAACGAAGCTGTCAATACTCATGCTTCCGAGGACAGTACGTTGTTCAAGTTCCTTACTCCTAAGATCTTGATTAATATGTTCAACAATGCTGACACCAGCGAAAAGTTTCATCTATTTGTATCTGGATGCTTGCTTCATTATCAGGAGGATCCGCTTATTGAATTCGCTTCAGAAACCCCCAAGTTCATAGAGTCATTATATCAatatttggatgatgaagatgcttCTGAGTTACTTTCCAAGTTGGAAACCCGTCTAACCGATAAGACGTTTAAATCCGCCTGCTTCAAGGCTTTGCTTTCTACGATTGAATCGAGAACTATTACTCCCGAATTGCTAATTCATGTCAAGGACTTTGACATGAAGACATGGGTGGACTTCTTACCCGGCGAGATCCTATCTGAGATTGAAGCAGTCCTTCCGTCACAGCCTGATAATAGATTGGTCATTTCGAACCCTTTTGGAACAGGAATTTATTGGTTCACAGATGGTAAAGGGGAGAGACTTGATAATGAAAGTATTCCCCAACTTATTAGGAAGGCTTTGTTCTACACAACTGTCTTGAAGGATTATCCAAAATTAGTGGACGATAAACCAACTTTGGTGGTGGAGTTAGCTGTACTAGGACAAATTGCATTGGACTATATATTATTGAAAGACTCACCTTCTGAGGCCATtcaaactgcttcttcGTCCTTGGAGAACGATTCTTTGGACATGCTAAAATCGCTATTTAAAGAGTGCACTTTAAAGGATGTTTTAACGACAAAAGAATTGCCCTTCAAGGCAGCCAAATACCTTTTTCAAATGCTTAACAACGAAAATCAGTGCTGTAAGTACTATTTCTACAGAGTTTATCAGCGGATTGTTCAATCATTTAACGAGTCAACTGATTACATTCCTGAATTGGCTGGTTCACCAGTGAAaatttccattcttttgAATTATGACAAGAAACTACTTGTTTCCAAAGACTTGTTTAGATTGAGAAACGGAACTGCAGCTAGCCTTGTTGGTTTAAGATCATCCGAAGACATTATTCGAAAGGGATTGCCCAGTATTGTTTTATTAAATAAGTTGATTGACCTAGATGTGGATTACGAAATTCCTGAAGACTTAGAACTCTTTCCTCCACAAAGATTTATGATGGTCTTGAGCAGCATTAATAACTGGCCAGACTGTGAAACTGCCTATGATCCCGAATTCATTTCTGTCAGAGTAGCATTGATGGAGTTTGTCCAAAACTATGTCAACGGAATTTATCATATTTGCGACACAGACTATCCATCGAGCATTATAGATAAAGTGTTTGATTTAGGTTTGAGACTGCTTACTGAGTCCATAAGTGTGATTAATTCCGGTAACGGAACTATGGAATTGACATACTGCACGTTGAAAACGTATCTTTTATTGAACAATTATTCTGATCAGATTGAAGAATGGGAAGATAACGTTGAAGatatagagaaagaattggTCgaccttctcttcaaacgATTGCAGATGCCTGGATCAAGTAGAGCAGATCACCTGGTGAACGGACTATTACCGAAtattttcttcaaacttaTTCCTGCAAAGATGATTGTTTCCCAGTATGACAAGTTCTATGGGGTTTTGATGGACACACCGAGTATTGATACCGAGAGGattattgtttctttgtTGGCACAACTCATACCTATTGTTCAAGATGGCCTTGTCGTCGAATCAACTTTGGATAAAGCAAAATTGGAGTCTGCTAAGATCCCGGAGCAATTACTGCAGATTGTAAGAAACGAGCATGAATGCAGTGAACAAAAGTACTTATGGAGTTGGCTTTTGATTCTATGCCATTTCAATAAAATTACGCATCAACTGAGAGAGAGCTATATCAGTCAGTTGGGAGAGGAATTGATATCTGAGTTTTTAACCTACCTAGTTACAGGTATTGATGTGATTAGATTTAAAGTTCCGGTTGATATGGACACCACCTATTCATACAATTATTCTGTCATCGATGCAGGCTCTGTGGAGGTGGAGgatgaaatgaagaagttacTGGTGAATCTTTTGTTCATGACCATGAAGTATATCGGAGGAAGTACCATTCAGAAATGGTACAACTCTATTAGAGACAAGCAGTTGAAGACATCAACCGATGGATTCATTACAAAATACATTAGCGGAACTCTTATTGATGATATATTAGAAACACTATCatcaaaggaaaagatcGAAGATGAGACTTTCAAAATTAAGGTGAACAGAGCAACCAACGAAATCAAATGCGCTTGTGATATCGACGATCAAACTATGGAGATTTCTATCATTCTTCCTGCCGACTATCCGTTGTCACAAATTGCCGTCAAAGGCATCTCAAGGGTTGGCGTTGACGAAaaaaagtggaaatcttGGCTTCTCTCTTGTCGATACGTGATTAATTTTCAGAATGTGTCAATTTTGGATGCTGTGAAGCATTTTAGAGAGAATGTGCAGGCCAACTTTGAGAACTACGATGACTGTGCTATCTGTTACTCGattatcaatatcatcgaCCACTCTACACCAAATAAG ATGGTTCAAGAGCTCAGGTGCATCTACATGTCCTCTTTGCAGAAGTAA
- a CDS encoding uncharacterized protein (EggNog:ENOG41), whose amino-acid sequence MILNLGVALVLATSAIASYVPSEAWSTLTPDQTLSGATTDYDTTFGIVVNAISTSSSATTTAANQKRDVASQVGDGQVQATTSAKATASKVTVASQISDGQIQATSATKAGVVSQIGDGQIQATSATKAGVVSQIGDGQIQATTATKAGVVSQIGDGQIQATTKTTNGASQIGDGQVQATTGASEISDGQVEATGSADSTGVNLESCKSDGSLAMTLNAGILTDSKGRIGSIVANDQFQFDGPPPQAGAIYAAGWGISSEGNLAIGNTTTFYQCLSGTFYNLYDKSIGSQCHPVNLEVVDLVEC is encoded by the exons ATGATACT AAACTTAGGTGTTGCTTTAGTTTTGGCTACTTCTGCCATTGCTTCTTATGTTCCTTCCGAGGCATGGTCGACTCTTACGCCTGACCAGACCTTGAGTGGTGCTACTACTGACTACGATACCACATTTGGTATTGTCGTCAATGCAATTTCaacatcatcttctgctactACTACTGCTGCTAACCAGAAGAGAGATGTTGCTTCTCAGGTTGGTGATGGACAGGTTCAGGCTACCACTTCTGCTAAAGCCACTGCTAGTAAGGTTACTGTTGCCTCGCAAATTAGCGATGGTCAGATCCAGGCTACATCTGCTACTAAGGCAGGTGTTGTTTCTCAGATTGGCGATGGTCAGATTCAGGCTACATCTGCTACTAAGGCAGGTGTTGTTTCTCAGATTGGTGATGGCCAGATTCAGGCCACTACTGCTACTAAGGCAGGTGTTGTTTCGCAGATTGGTGATGGTCAGATTCAAGCCACTACGAAGACTACTAATGGTGCTTCCCAGATTGGTGATGGCCAGGTTCAGGCTACCACTGGTGCTTCTGAGATATCTGATGGTCAGGTCGAAGCAACCGGCTCTGCCGATTCCACTGGTGTCAACTTAGAATCTTGCAAGTCCGATGGCTCTTTGGCTATGACTTTAAATGCTGGTATATTAACTGATAGCAAGGGCAGAATTGGCTCTATTGTTGCTAATGATCAGTTCCAGTTCGACGGCCCACCTCCTCAGGCTGGTGCCATCTATGCTGCTGGATGGGGTATTTCTTCTGAAGGAAACTTGGCAATTGGTAACACAACAACATTCTATCAATGCTTGTCTGGAACTTTCTACAACTTGTATGACAAGTCTATTGGAAGTCAATGTCATCCTGTCAACCTAGAGGTTGTCGATCTTGTCGAATGTTAA
- a CDS encoding uncharacterized protein (BUSCO:EOG09340U0G): MHKPISPVKRPPSGHLGERSPRKKRVVDQLDEMSSIKLRSPMKRSMNDLNKQALRMALQIKFRNIVGESYGDEEDKEIIEDEDKALADKIIELSKRDGYEPMHLEGENSDDDNEVRDATIGVDNFRLSSPVSPISLSPTHSSQKRRERRSTAKFQDLKIASPVKLMKIPDLDGKKDALLNEDVGGGVKSLFYDGYEGYFEQQKLKVKKLSAQSMTMAPQISYDQFHRYNKLMDLICENQLNNLNLYYRQQYTQWLFELEEGFSLMFYGVGSKRLLLLDFVRSFLLARLPKSTKCIVANGYNSELHPRTLLKTIWKIMFNKRPTTWHMVDSVGDLKNEFNRYVDEKRLVLVLNNIDGESLRQDKYHYILSELSSISQIYFVSSMDNMSTPLFWNSSMMSSFNFIWHNVSTYKPYTTEISFKDPLSIGKSSDFIGSKGAKYVLSSLTSNAKNLYKSLLIQQLEKIDSSLTSDQDMENRGPIKGNIKFPILFRDFYEFCVEEFITSNEISFRTVLHEFVEHRMCNLTRNTAGTEVLYIPFTVDEMEKILQEELLDN, from the exons atGCATA AACCGATCTCACCGGTGAAAAGGCCTCCTTCAGGTCACCTTGGTGAAAGGTCTCCTAGGAAAAAGCGGGTGGTCGAtcaattggatgagatgTCGTCGATCAAGTTGAGATCTCCCATGAAGCGATCCATGAATGACCTCAACAAGCAGGCCCTTAGAATGGctcttcaaatcaaatTCAGGAATATTGTTGGCGAAAGttatggagatgaagaagataaagagattatagaagatgaagataaagcATTGGCGGATAAGATCATAGAACTGAGTAAAAGAGATGGATATGAGCCTATGCATTTAGAAGGAGAGAATAGCGACGACGATAATGAAGTTCGAGATGCTACTATAGGGGTGGATAACTTTCGATTATCATCTCCTGTGTCACCAATCTCTCTATCACCTACACACAGTtctcaaaaaagaagagaacgaCGATCTACAGCcaaatttcaagatctcaaGATTGCTTCACCGGTGAAACTCATGAAAATCCCTGACTTAGACGGAAAAAAGGATGCTCTTTtgaatgaagatgttgGCGGTGGAGTGAAATCTTTGTTCTATGATGGTTACGAAGGATATTTTGAACagcagaagttgaaagtCAAAAAATTGTCTGCACAGTCAATGACTATGGCTCCTCAAATCTCCTACGATCAGTTTCATCGCTACAACAAATTAATGGACCTAATCTGTGAAAATCAACTCAATAATTTGAACCTTTACTACCGTCAGCAGTATACGCAATGGCTTTTTGAGCTTGAGGAAGGGTTCAGTCTTATGTTCTACGGGGTGGGTTCGAAgaggctgctgctgttggaTTTTGTGAGGAGTTTTTTGCTGGCTAGACTACCCAAGAGCACCAAATGTATAGTTGCTAATGGCTACAACTCGGAATTGCATCCTCGAACGTTACTCAAGACAATATGGAAGATCATGTTTAATAAGAGACCGACCACGTGGCATATGGTGGACTCTGTAGGAGATCTAAAGAATGAGTTTAATAGATACGTCGATGAAAAGCGATTGGTTTTAGTGTTGAACAATATCGATGGCGAATCATTGAGACAGGACAAGTATCACTATATATTGAGCGAGCTTAGCAGTATATCACAGATATACTTTGTGTCCTCCATGGATAATATGAGTACTCCCTTATTTTGGAATTCCTCAATGATGTCCAGTTTCAACTTTATCTGGCATAACGTGTCCACATACAAACCTTACACTACCGAAATCAGTTTTAAGGATCCTCTCAGTATTGGTAAATCAAGTGACTTTATCGGTTCTAAGGGTGCTAAGTACGTGTTAAGTTCCTTAACTTCGAATGCAAAGAACTTGTACAAAAGTCTCCTAATCCAACAGTTGGAGAAGATCGATTCGTCATTGACATCTGATCAGGATATGGAAAATAGAGGTCCAATCAAGGGTAATATCAAATTTCCGATTCTCTTCAGAGACTTTTACGAGTTCTGTGTTGAAGAGTTTATTACATCCAATGAAATCTCCTTCAGAACTGTACTACATGAGTTCGTAGAGCATAGGATGTGTAATTTGACTAGAAATACGGCAGGAACAGAGGTGTTGTACATCCCCTTTACAGTAGAtgaaatggagaagattctCCAAGAGGAGTTATTAGATAACTAG
- a CDS encoding uncharacterized protein (EggNog:ENOG41), giving the protein MADPQRLDKNLDVAAAEAAVAAAVAATTSVTVQENIQELKSPNYFAQLIQGEPSKSSNLDSTSAIEAKDSGELIEPILVVKCSRCRVKRVKETEEMLHKYHTCVNCRMKRRVMKRKLRSPSRLPNLIDDWGKYQQKVATNATMDLFEHNYRNYTDEVLFPRYKVGELNDEIVERISKKLVDHYISPLQMLTGFRFTVRDHHRPLLQQSNRAKKITWMFVCSQDKLHRRESRSHHKRRVINRLKTEECASKITLNYDLLTGMIQMSYNHKHHYPYNWKKHSRKRKLNAENIDAQDVINEFIAQNESTGHQLNTSQIVELATRATQEGRGKESEVPKEPKEPQEPQEPKEPNKFCQLDIAKSLDSSAESLVTEQPTSTRQRIMIDQRLLKEDAI; this is encoded by the coding sequence ATGGCAGATCCTCAGAGGCTTGATAAAAACTTGGATGTTGCGGCTGCTGAGGCTGCTGTGGCTGCTGCAGTTGCTGCCACTACATCGGTGACTGTACAGGAAAACATTcaagagttgaagagtCCGAATTATTTTGCCCAACTCATACAAGGAGAGCCTTCGAAATCGTCAAATTTAGATAGCACTAGTGCGATTGAGGCCAAAGACTCTGGAGAACTCATCGAGCCAATACTAGTAGTCAAATGCTCACGGTGCAGAGTTAAGCGAGTTAAGGAGACGGAAGAGATGTTGCACAAGTATCATACATGCGTGAACTGTCgtatgaagagaagagtaaTGAAACGAAAGCTTCGATCTCCTTCCAGACTACCtaatttgattgatgattGGGGCAAGTATCAGCAGAAGGTGGCCACCAATGCTACGATGGATTTGTTTGAACATAACTATCGAAACTATACCGATGAAGTACTATTTCCTAGATATAAGGTGGGTGAATTGAACGACGAGATCGTCGAAAGAATCAGTAAGAAGTTGGTGGATCACTACATTTCACCATTACAGATGTTAACTGGATTTAGATTCACGGTTCGAGATCATCATCGCCCTTTACTTCAACAATCCAATAGAGCGAAGAAGATTACGTGGATGTTTGTATGTTCTCAAGATAAGCTTCATCGACGAGAATCCAGGAGTCACCATAAGAGGCGGGTGATAAATAGGTTAAAGACAGAGGAGTGTGCATCCAAGATCACTTTGAATTATGATCTATTGACTGGGATGATTCAGATGAGTTATAATCATAAGCATCATTATCCTTACAACTGGAAGAAACACAGCAGAAAACGCAAGCTTAACGCTGAAAATATCGATGCTCAGGATGTGATTAATGAGTTTATTGCTCAAAATGAGAGCACCGGGCATCAATTAAACACTAGCCAGATAGTGGAATTGGCGACAAGAGCCACTCAAGAAGGAAGGGGCAAGGAATCAGAGGTACCAAAGGAACCAAAGGAACCTCAGGAACCACAAGAACCAAAGGAACCAAATAAGTTTTGCCAACTCGATATTGCAAAATCTTTGGACTCCTCTGCTGAATCATTGGTTACTGAACAACCCACTTCTACTCGGCAACGAATTATGATTGATCAACGCTTACTCAAGGAAGATGCTATATAA
- a CDS encoding uncharacterized protein (BUSCO:EOG093447UZ): protein MAKQALVTTGATVTFSKLIEFSLATEYVAELMDLGYTDYVVQYGKSEGAKQLVVGLLEKIKRKFELGSNRELQEEENGQLNLTVIHESNKLHIRCIRYDKDIASKYTAESNLVISHAGTGSILDSVRLGKKLIVLINDSLKDNHQLEIAQAFEELNVLKVAKGNLKEFVQLTKKMENCQFEKLAQPKGWILEEVLHSIWNQGQDNHRLSK from the coding sequence ATGGCCAAACAAGCTCTTGTCACTACAGGTGCTACAGTGACATTTAGTAAGTTAATCGAATTTTCACTTGCCACTGAATATGTGGCAGAGTTGATGGATCTAGGATATACAGACTACGTTGTTCAGTATGGGAAATCCGAGGGTGCAAAACAGTTGGTTGTGGGTCTATTggagaagatcaagaggAAATTCGAATTGGGGTCGAATAGGGAATTACAAGAGGAGGAGAACGGACAATTGAATTTGACCGTTATACACGAGTCAAACAAACTTCACATTAGATGCATACGGTACGACAAAGACATTGCATCGAAGTATACGGCCGAATCGAATTTAGTGATATCGCACGCAGGAACGGGATCAATTTTAGATTCCGTCAGACTGGGCAAAAAATTAATAGTGCTGATTAACGATTCATTAAAGGACAATCATCAATTGGAGATAGCGCAAGCTTTTGAGGAACTTAACGTGTTAAAGGTGGCTAAAGGGAACCTTAAAGAATTTGTACAGTTGAccaagaaaatggaaaattgccaatttgaaaaattagCTCAACCCAAGGGATGGATTTTGGAGGAAGTGCTACACAGTATTTGGAATCAGGGTCAAGATAACCACCGTTTAAGTAAGTAG